The Apus apus isolate bApuApu2 chromosome 20, bApuApu2.pri.cur, whole genome shotgun sequence genome includes a region encoding these proteins:
- the PDPN gene encoding podoplanin isoform X3, producing MFVKVQLFIFVLGSMPFIALAEEASSVLEGEESATIDFREKNYTEFEELPTLFGQLMTTESAFDPLDVSDNSTGYEANTENVDGRLNGEPEKTEKGGLETVALVGIIIGIIVAVGILVGIIIAVVRKMSGRYSP from the exons ATGTTTGTTAAAGTTCAACTCTTCATCTTCGTTCTAGGGAGCATGCCTTTCATAGCACTTGCTGAAGAAG CAAGCTCAGTTCtagaaggagaagaaagtgcAACAAttgatttcagagaaaaaaattacacagaatttGAGGAATTACCAACTCTG TTTGGACAACTGATGACCACAGAAAGTGCATTTGACCCACTCGATGTCAGTGATAATTCTACTGGTTATGAAGCTAACACAGAAAATGTTGAtg GTAGACTGAATGGAGAaccagagaaaactgaaaaag GTGGTCTGGAAACAGTTGCACTGGTTGGAATAATTATTGGAATCATAGTTGCAGTTGGAATCCTTGTAGGAATAATCATCGCTGTTGTAAGGAAGATGTCAGGCAGGTACTC gCCCTGA
- the PDPN gene encoding podoplanin isoform X2, which translates to MFVKVQLFIFVLGSMPFIALAEEASSVLEGEESATIDFREKNYTEFEELPTLLPTRLQNVTNLLQFGQLMTTESAFDPLDVSDNSTGYEANTENVDGRLNGEPEKTEKGGLETVALVGIIIGIIVAVGILVGIIIAVVRKMSGRP; encoded by the exons ATGTTTGTTAAAGTTCAACTCTTCATCTTCGTTCTAGGGAGCATGCCTTTCATAGCACTTGCTGAAGAAG CAAGCTCAGTTCtagaaggagaagaaagtgcAACAAttgatttcagagaaaaaaattacacagaatttGAGGAATTACCAACTCTG TTGCCCACAAGACTACAAAATGTAACAAATCTCTTGCAGTTTGGACAACTGATGACCACAGAAAGTGCATTTGACCCACTCGATGTCAGTGATAATTCTACTGGTTATGAAGCTAACACAGAAAATGTTGAtg GTAGACTGAATGGAGAaccagagaaaactgaaaaag GTGGTCTGGAAACAGTTGCACTGGTTGGAATAATTATTGGAATCATAGTTGCAGTTGGAATCCTTGTAGGAATAATCATCGCTGTTGTAAGGAAGATGTCAGGCAG gCCCTGA
- the PDPN gene encoding podoplanin isoform X1 → MFVKVQLFIFVLGSMPFIALAEEASSVLEGEESATIDFREKNYTEFEELPTLLPTRLQNVTNLLQFGQLMTTESAFDPLDVSDNSTGYEANTENVDGRLNGEPEKTEKGGLETVALVGIIIGIIVAVGILVGIIIAVVRKMSGRYSP, encoded by the exons ATGTTTGTTAAAGTTCAACTCTTCATCTTCGTTCTAGGGAGCATGCCTTTCATAGCACTTGCTGAAGAAG CAAGCTCAGTTCtagaaggagaagaaagtgcAACAAttgatttcagagaaaaaaattacacagaatttGAGGAATTACCAACTCTG TTGCCCACAAGACTACAAAATGTAACAAATCTCTTGCAGTTTGGACAACTGATGACCACAGAAAGTGCATTTGACCCACTCGATGTCAGTGATAATTCTACTGGTTATGAAGCTAACACAGAAAATGTTGAtg GTAGACTGAATGGAGAaccagagaaaactgaaaaag GTGGTCTGGAAACAGTTGCACTGGTTGGAATAATTATTGGAATCATAGTTGCAGTTGGAATCCTTGTAGGAATAATCATCGCTGTTGTAAGGAAGATGTCAGGCAGGTACTC gCCCTGA